Genomic DNA from Dama dama isolate Ldn47 chromosome 26, ASM3311817v1, whole genome shotgun sequence:
caggtcaggaagcaacagttagaactggacatggaacagcagactggttccaaataggaaaaggagtccattaaggctgtaaattgtcaccctgcttattaaacttatatgcagagtacatcatgagaaacgctgggctggaggaagcacaagctgaaatcaagattgccgggagaaatatcaataacctcagatatgccgatgacaccaccttatggcagaaagtgaagaagagctaaagagcctcttgatgaaagtgaaagaggagagtgaaaaagttggcttaaagctcaacattcagaaaactaagatcttggcatccggtcccatcacttcatgcagaaacagaggggaaacatggggaaacagtggaaacagtggctgactttatttttctgggctccaaaatcactgcagatggtgattccagccatgaaattaagagacgcttactccttggaaggaaagttatgaccaaccaagacagcatattaaaaagcagagacattactttgtcaaaaaaggtccgtcttgtcaaagctatggtttttccagtggtcgggtatggatgtgagtgttggactataaagaaagccgagcgcggAAGACTTGATacttggcatccggtcccatcacttcatgcagaAACAGTGGGGtaacatggggaaacagtggaaacagtggctgactttatttttctgggctccaaaatcactgcagatggtgattccagccatgaaattaaaagacgcttactccttggaaggaaagttatgaccaaccaagacagcatattaaaaagcagagacattactttgtcataaaaaggtccgtcttgtcaaagctatggtttttccagtggtcgggtatggatgtgagagttggactataaagaaagctgagcgcggaagaattgatacttttgaactgtggtgttggagaagactcttgagagtcccttggactgcaaggagacccaaacaGTACATcataaaggagaccagtcctgggttttcatttgaaggactgatgttgaagctgaaactccaatattttggccatctgatatgaagagctgaatcatttgagaagaccctgatgctgagaaagattgagggcaggaggagaaggggatgacagaggatgaggtggttaatggcatcactgacacaatggacatgggtttgggtggactccgggagttggcaatggacagggaggcctggcgtgctgcacttcatggggtcaaaaagagtcggacgcgactgagcgactgtactgaatTGATGATCTGCATACAGAGCCCCTTCTGGTCCCTTCCTACTACTGATGAACTGAACTAGGTTCATTCCCTATTGCTCTCTGCCCTTGAAGGACCACAGGTCCCTTCCCTACTGCTCTGGGCCCTTGAAGGACCAGCGGTCTTTATCACGGATCAGTTAATACCGGCAGGGTGGCCGGGGTAGGAGCTATTCAGCTTTCAAGGGCTCGGGCTGGGTGGGTGGCATTAGGTGGCCTAGCTTCTCCTGGGCAGTGAGGCAGGTGCTTACAGCAGGTTGGATGTACAGGGCCGTCTCCCTGGGATGGGGATCCTGAAGGCTGCCGCTGGTACAGTTCGGGTCCACTAGGCTGCCTGCGGCCTGGTCCCCCCCTGCCACCAGAACTCCCACACACTGTATCAGTGTTTGGGCTCAAGCTGTCCTGTCCTGGCAAAGTAGTTTCTGAAGTAATGACACTAAATGCAGCTCAACTTGATAGTAACGTCAAAAAGCTTCACAGTCTTAGAGTTGAAATGAAGGAAAAGTTGCCATCCCGAAATTGAAGAAGGAAAACTTCAGCCTTGGACAAAACGACCAGCAGAGGAGCCCATTTATGACCCTGTACATGCAGCTCCAGTAGTGTCTACACGTGCGTTTTGTGTCAGCCTAGGTATTTGCTGTCCAGGTATATTTCTTGCAGTACTAGTATTAGCTGCTTTGCATCTTCATAGTGTGAAAAGGATTGAACTGGAAGATAGCATCAGCGCCAGCAGTAGATCCCATGGGCTGTCTTAGTCCCAATCGTTCCCAGATGTCTCAGTATGTGAGAGGCAACATCCCAAAAATACAGCTCCCATCTCCAGTTATCCTCCCTTGTGGGTAGAGGAGTAGGACTTGAGAAGCGTCACTCTTTTGGAGGCCAAAGCTAAGGTGAATGATATCAAAGTACCTATCCAGGGAGAGGAACTCAAAAGATGTACTCTAAGAAGGTATCTTTTGGTGTACTTTCCATGGGGTTTTTGTAGATGAAAAGGATCCAGTTAAAGAGCAACAAGCATCTTTAAAAAGAATTAGAGATCAAGCTTCTGAAATTCAGGTGGCAACGATACTCCCTGAAAGTTGTAAGCTACGAGATCTTCATCACAGAAATCTTCCTATTACCTACTTGtgaacagaagaggaaaagcCCATGGTGGATTGCCTTACATGAACTTGGGGGATCTTAAATTGTTTTTATGACAGTGCAAATATGTAGAGACCAACAGTCCGCAGGCAACTTCTCAACAAAAGCTAGTTCACATGGCTGCTCAGATTGCCTGTGGAATGAGCTACCTGGTCAGAAGGAAGTCCTCCACAAAGACCTGGCTCCTAGGAGCTCTGTCATTGAACAACTTCAAGTTAAGAGCAAAGCCAGTCCCTCTCCAGAGTCTTGTTCCCCATGGACTCTCACTGTCTGGGGAACAGCAAAAACATGGGATTGATGGATGACTTTTGAAAGTCTGGTTAACAATGAGTTCTCCAGCCTTccatggtgatccagtggctaagactccacactcccaatgcaggggcctgggtttgatccctggtgggggaactggatcctgcatgccacaactaagaagtcAGCATGCTACTACTAAAAGAGCCCAAGTGTTTATGACTCTGGCCAAACACCCTAAGTGGACATCTACCCGTTTGATGTTGCCGAGTACCTGAAAGAGGGTTACCAAATAGCCCAGCTTATCAACTGTCCTGATGAACCATTTATGTGATGGCTTGTGCTGGGCCTTCGATCCAGAGGAGAGGTGCAGTTCCAGCTAAGGGCCCGGGGTCTCACAGAGGTCCATGCAGCCCTGGGGGCCGGTGTCTGACCCTACTCTCACAGTCCCCCAGCGTCAGGAGGAAGGTGCCTTTCGAGGCCCACTTTGAACCATCCAGTCACGTCTATCACCCAGGATCAGAGCAGCAGATTTGTCTTTCAGAACACCGAGCTTTAGGAATACTTTAGCGTCTGAACTTTCTAAGACAGACTTACTGATGTGGAATACTTTCTCAATCTCACTTTTATTAGCTTAAACTGAAAATGTTTGTGTAAATCTTTTACACATAGTTGCCTGAGAGGCACAGGTATATTCTtacaaaataaatagattttaaaattgtttaaacaCACATATTTGGACTAACAATCATATTACCAACTGGTTTTTTTTGTCTGAATTCTCCAGGGTAATGCAGTTGATTCACCTTTAAagttttggtttctttcactaGTTTTGGAGGTGATTCGTCTTCAACATGCAGTACtttctcttaagaaaataaaaattatccagcAGTTATGGGCTACTGTCCACCCCCCTCATTTGCTGCAGAGTAGCTCTTTGTTCCAAAGTGCCCTAGGGGAAGCCATAGGCGTGAGCAGAGGATAGTGGCCACATAACAGCTCTAGTGTCACATCCAGgcccgctgctgctgctgggtcTTGTTGTTCCCTGTGGCCCTGCTTATGCCAAAACACACAACCACTTCTATCCCATGACGGCGGGTCTCGCTGAACTAATGATTAGGGGTTGATGAGCCCACATCATGATGGGCAACTCCATTCCAtgaccagaggcctcatctcTGCCAGGCCCCAGGACCACACAAGGAGCCACGTTTAAATGGTGTGACTTTCTCCACTGCAACACTCGGTCTGTGTTGTGAGCCTTCAAGTAGAAAATTGCATGTAGCACCTTTCTGACCACAGATACCTCTGATGTCACTGGTTCTGCCGGGTCATCTGCCCAGGAAGCAGCTCCAGCCATGCTCACCGTTCACCAATTGTGACCGCTTTTGTGCTGAGACAGCAGATTGCAGCAGAGACCTCGGGTCTGCGAAGCCTAAAATATGTCTTCTGTACCATTACAGGAAACCTAAGGCCAAGTGGTGTTAAATGGAGATAGGATAGGGACCACAGCCCTGCAGCCCTTGAGAGGTTGTAGATTGGCACTTGTCTCTGTATTTCCTCCAGAATATTGTGTACATGTAATATTGGGGGATGTTTAGGTAGGATCTGAAGTCTGAATCTGGAATTCACTAGTACGGTAGCCTTCACCCTATGTTAATTTACTAGCTACTCAGGTCTCCATGAATGTCACAGGTCCAGACCATGTGAAATGACTGCTCTGTGGTCTCTGGCCCCGATGATAACCACTGTAAGCAGAACCTGGGACTGCTCTCCATTGATGGCCTGGTCCTCTGAGCATCGCCTCAACAATTGGGGGACCATGATGATGCTATGGTTCCTGTGCATGATATTAGAACCACTAGGTGCAATGTGAATGTGAGAGTAGTTTCTGCTTCTGCAGGTTCACTTACCCCAGCAAATAACCATGTTGCTCTTTGGGAAAGAATGGAAGGACTTTTGCACTGGATGTGGTGATGAAAGGGCCCTCCTCTTTAGAACGTGGCTTCTTTCTCTGGTGATACCTTCTGAGAAGTGGCTCAGATCCAGAAAATGGGCCTGGATCAGATGTTTGGTAGGGATAACTGCTTTTGGCTTCCTGAGCATCCAGCCTTGTGTTCTGtctttctttaattctttcagTGGTACAGTTTGTATCTAGGTTCCTGCCCATCTGTTTGCCTTTAGGATCGCCCTGTGCTATGAGCCAGCATCATATTCTCTGCAGTCAGGCCCTGGCTGGCATTGAGACTCTCTAATCACTTTGAGCCCTGAACCTACTATTCTGCTGACCTAGAGCACCCCCACCTGGAATCTGATTTTTCCACAACTTCCATCCCTCTTCCTGATATAAGCCCACAGGAAGACCATGTCCTCCTACCATCCCTGACCTTCAGCAAAAGTCATCTTGGAGCTATTGGAGATGCTTCTCATCCACGCTTTCCTCTCGGGCTCCATAGAGTCCATCAGGCTTTCCCATGGAGCTGGTGGACTGCACACACTTCCCTGCCCTTTCACACCATGTCTGCCCTGGCagattcacttctctgagccttggatCCCCTCCTCTACCACCTGTCTTGGAAGTTCTGGACTTTCTCTTTCATGCCATGTGGGCGAGGCCTTTCTCCAGGCTTCCAAGTGCCATCCTAGTGGGAGATCACCAAGTCTCCCCGGCCTTGCTAAGTCCTTTGACCCGTAATTATAAACTCTCCCTTCTCTAGCTTTGGGTTCTGTGCTCAtcctccccacccacacccccactgTCTGTGATCCACTTCCTCAGGAACAGCCCCCTTACCCTCTGCATCTCCCACAGACACTCAGAGAGAACCTGACATCCTCTGGGTTTGGGCCTTTCCTTCTGAACCAGCCTGGCCCATCCCTGGGAAACGTATGTGTTGGTTAGCACCACGTGCAGAACTCGTGAGCAGAGTGGAAACGGGGCGTCTCCAGGGCTGTGGGGTTTCTTGCCTGCCTGAGGCTTCGTCACCTTCCTCAGTCGTGcctggtgaggggtggggggcaggtgggggtCCTGCTCTGTCAGCCCAGCCCGCAGCCTTCCTCTGCTGTCACAGCCCTGGGGGAGGAGGCCTATGGGTGTTCTTCTCCCACACTCACCCTCTCTGCGGTTTGCCTTCACAGACGCTCACTCTCTGTCCTATAACTTCACCATCACTCCTCGGCCCAGTCCTGGACAGCTGTGGTGTGAAGTTCATGGCCAGGTGGACGGACAGGTTTTTCTCTACTGTGAATGTGGTCATGCTAAGATCATATTCACAAGTCCATTGGGAGAAGAAGTGAAAACCATGAAGTCCTGGGAAACACAGATCGAAACTCTCAGAGACATCGGGAACCAACTGCGTGACTTTACACTGGAGAAACACACGGTCACGGGTAAGTTAGGAAGTCCAAGTACAGGAGGAGCAGATGGGGCTTAAAAACACAGTTGGATATTGGTTCTTCCCTAGTCATCCAGTGGAAAGAGCAACTTTTGCATAAGAGACCAGGGCCAGATTAGCTGGGCCCAGATGACCTGCAACCAGGGGGCGTGAACCCAGGGGAGGTGGACCCAGGTGGGGAAAAGAATCTGTCAAGCCCAGAGGCTGAAGTCTTTCTTTCCCACGGTGGGAGCAGATCCTCTCACCTTGCAGGCCAGGATGACATGTCGCTGTGAGGATGACAGACACATCAGTGGATCCTGGCAGTTTGGCTTGAATGGACAAATGAGCCTCCATTTTGATTCGGAGAATGGACACTGGAGAGTGGATCACCCTGGAGGCAGACGGATGAAAGAGAAGTGGGAGAATGACAGAGATGTGACGGACTTCCTGAAGAAGGTCTCCATGGGAGACTGTCGGGCCTGGCTTCAGGCTTTCATGGGGCGCTGGGAGAAAATGTTGAAGACCTCGGGTAAgtgagaagggaggagaaagtCACAGTCCCCTCATGGTGACATGGACCGACtcccatgtgtgtgtttgtgtgtttgagAAAGTGATCTGTCAGAGGTGAGTTGTCCTGGGAGACCAATGACCCGGGGATGCTCTGTCATCCTCCTTCTTCTTCCACCTCCTGTCGTCTCTCCTCACAGCACAGGCCTTTCTGCGACTGAACATGGATTTTTGCTGATCCCAAACCTGTAGACATCTTTTTGATTTCTGGGATTTATTTCTCACTGTACCCtctttccagaattttgttttaaatgtcaCCAATCCTCCTTCTGGAAATCTGTCAATACCACCTCTGCTCTCAGCTCCTGAGGACTCCATCCTCACGTCACCGTCTCTGTGTCACAGCAGGACTGAGTGGCTGTGTTGGAAACCTCGCTCCCCCATCAGCTGTCAGAGCCCTTGAGGACTGGgctcctcccttcctccatcttctctgAGGACCTATCACTGGGGCCTCCATGTGATGTGTGCAAGCTGTCTGTATAGGAGGGGTACCTGAGTCAGGGGTGCTGAGGAGGCATCTGCCGAGTTTGGGGTCTGGACAAGGGCATCATTCTCACTCTCCTTGCAGCATCACCGACCACAGTTCCCCCTACGGTGCAGCCCAGGGCCACAGCCATCAAGACTGAAGCCTGGATCCTCCCTGTGGTCCTCACCAGTTTCATCAGAACTGTCTTCCTGGACTGAGTCCTTTCAAAGAACAGGTACTGAGGGCAGAATCCAGAGGGAAGGCAGGGGCACAGGGCCTGGTGTGAGGGGGGGAAGGTGAATCCCAGGCGACCCCTGCCCCTCACTGAACCTCTTCATTCTGGAAATGAGCCAGTGGATAAGACCCCATGTCACCTGAGAGCAGAACTCAGACAAGCTCAGCCCTGAGATCTGAGAGGTCCCCAGTGTCAGGTGACATTGTGAAAAGGGAGGGTCCCGCACTAGGCTGAGGGCCTATTGATGCTGAAAGGGTTTAGCCACGTTCCCTGACTGAGCACAGACCGCGGGCTGGCAGGGCCCAGGGTGGGTGGTGTGAGAACAGCAGGCGCTCAGGGCGAGGGCAGGACTCCCGGGGCTGAGAGCAGCATGGGGGCTCCACATGATGTGTCAGCGGGGAGGGGACCCACCCAGGATCCACCCAGGGGCCGAGATGAGAGGGGCCGGCCTCTCATCCCAGGAGGAAGGGCAGGAAGGCCTTTGCAGACCCAACTCCAAAGGCCTGTTCTCACAGGAAGTGGCTTGGGCCAAGCAGGCAAGGCAGGAGCCCCACAGGAGAGACTGTGGGAAGGGGCGAGGCCAGGCCTGTGCTCCTGGAGCAGCAGCACTTCTCACTCAGCCTGTGGCCTGCCCGTCACCAGCCtcctggggacccagagtctCCATCACTGAGCGACGCTGCCTTGAGCAGAGGTCCTGGGGATGGTGGGCCTGAGCTGGGGTGGAGGCGCCCAGCTGGGCGGGACCAGGAAGAGATGGGGGGCAGGGACCCTGGTCCTGAGAGCTGTGTGTGCTGCTGGCTCAGAGGCTGGAGGGGAGCGAAGGGAGGAGGTTTGCCTGCAGCCCCCCAAGGCTGTCAGGAGGCAAGGCCCCTCCTCCGGGGACCTGCTCCCTGGTCCTTTGGACCCCCCTCAGGGAGGATCCGGGCCTGAGTAAAGGGAGTGTATTGATTCCTCACTGGCTCCAGTCCTGAGCCTGAGCAGGGGGTGTCAGGGCCTGGGGTGACTCTGTGatgcaggaagaaaagaggagggGACAAGAAGCTGCTgggcctggggttgggggtgggggtggaggacatAGGAGCCCCTCAGTGAGGGCAAggctgggagggggctgggaggggcagcCCCAGGAAAGTGACGGGATTCCTCAGCCCCCCTAACCAAGGCCTCTTTCTTTTCTGCAGGTGATGCTGCTCCCAGGAAGCTCCTGACAGGTGCTCTGTCGGCCTCAGGACTCAGTCTTTCCTTGGCCGCCTTTGTTCTCCTTCTGCTCACTTTAGAGCCAGGAGATCAGACCCAGgaattcttctctctctttttttttttttttcatttatttatattagttggaggctaattgctttacaaatgtagtgttttttgccatatattgatatgaatcagccatggatttatatgtgttccccatcctgaactcccctcccacctccctccccatcccattcctctgggtcatcatagtgcaccagccctgagcacttgtctcatgcatcaaacctagactggcaatctgtttcacacttgataatatacatgtttcgatgctatcctctcaaatcatcccaccctcgccttctcccacagagtccaaaagtctgttctatacatctatgactctttttctgtcttgcatatagggttatcattaccatctttctaaattccgtatatatgcgttagtatactgcattggtgtttatctttctggtttacttcactctgtataatgggctccagtttcatcgacctcattagaactgattcaaaggtcttctttttaacggctgagtaatattccattgtgtatatgtaccacagctttcttatccatttgtctgctgatgggcatctaggttgcttccatgtcctggctattgtaaacagtgctgcaatgagcattggggtacacgtgtctctttcagatctggtttcctcggtgtgtatgcccaggagtgggattgctgggtcatatggcagttctatttccagttttttttaaggaatctccacactgttcatagtggctgtaccagaaCCAGGAGTTCTGAGTCTGCCTTCCAGTTATGATGACACAGTAGCTGCATTGTCTTGTGACTCTTGTCACATTTGGTAAACAATCTCCTCAGTCTCTTTTTATTCCCCATCCTCTTTTGCCTCTTTCTCTTGATTGTAAGTGATGGAATCCCTGCAATGAAATGTTCAACTACTTGAACAAGAAATCCCCTCAAAGAGGACACTTTCTGTCTTCTTCTAATTCGAGAAAAATTAGACTCTTCTCTGAATGGCAATCTCATTGTTGCAAATGATGATAATGCAAGAAAAATTCCATCTGCTATTACAGAACACAGGGATTCTTTCTATGTTCAGAGAAACAACTTCACAGTGTTTTGAACAGAACAAAATATTATGTCTGAATGTCTCTTTTAGACATTTTGTTTCCTAAAATGAATAGTTAATTCAGTATCTCACTATTGCAAAAGACATAAATATTTCAAGTTTCCTTTTCTAATCAAGGAGGGAACTTGGGACATTTCACTCTTTTTCCACCTTATGGGATTAAATAGAACTGATGATTTGGCTACATTTATTGTGTaagcagagaataaaaagaaagctctTAAAGTAACATGCAGTCTAGCTGTCAATCCCAAACAGTATCCTGATATCCTGGATCCAAACATATATTCTGGAAGTTATGCAATGAAATCCTTTTTTGTTTCATCAAGATCTGCACCCTCAGTGGTGACTCTCCTGTGTTCCTCCATGCCTCCACCTCTCAAAGGAGAAGCCAGACTTCACAGCACAAACTATATCTGTTTTGAAAAGTAGATTTATTTCCCCATAGACAAAGAATCATATTCAGAATAGAGAATGAAGAActacaaataaataagataaattgtAGTGTTTTGGCCACAGCTTGAGCTTTTCACATATggtgaattgttgttcagttgctaattccATGTtgaactctgtgaccccatggactgtaataggccaggcttccttgtctctcactatctcccggagtttgctcagactcatgtccattgagtcagtgatgccatccaaccatctcatcctctgttgccccattctcctcctgccctcaatctttgctaTCAtcggtgtcttttccaatgacttggctcttcacatcaggaaggcaaagtattggagtttcatcttcagcctcagtccttccaatgaatattcagggttgatttcctttaggattgactggtttgatctccttgcagtccaagggaatctcaagagcctaatctagcaccacaattcaaaagcatcagttattcagcactcagccttctttatggtccaactgtcacataaATGCATCActagtggaaaattcttagctttgactggacagacctttattggcaaagtgatgtctttgcattACACATCCTACTCagcatctttcctttttcttctcaaaCCAATTTTACCACTTGACCTTGATGCtcagttttgctttcttatcGTGCATGTGTTCACTGGAGGAGCacttttgatttcctttaagtaCTTTTCCTTTGCGTTCACAACTTGTCCAACTGTTTGATGGAAaaggcttctgttaggtccttgccggTTCTGtattttattgtgtccatctttaaatgaaatgttcccttggtatctcgaattttcttgacgagatctctaggctttccctttctattgttttcctctatttgcattgATCATCTAGGACgcctttcttatatctccttgctattcttgggaattatgcattcagatggatttatctttccttttctcctttgcctttcacctctcttcttttctcatctatttctaaggtctcctcagacaatcattttgtcttgcatttcttggggatggtttggtcagtgccttctgtacaatgtcatgaccctctgtccatagttcttcaggcactctgtgtaccAGATATAGTCCCTTGAttctatttgtcccttccactgtataatataaGACATTTGATTTCAGTCATAGCTGAagggcctagtggtttttcctactttcttcaatttaagtctgaattttgcactgcagagctcatgatctgagccacactcagctctcggtcttgtttttgctccttTATAGAGGTCCTCCATTGTTGGCTACAAGgaatataatctatctgatttcagtattgaccatcaggtgatgtccatgtgtagagtcatctcttgttttGTTAGAACAGTGtttttgctatgactagtgcgttctgttggcaaaactcaaAATAACCTTTGTTGCCTTAATTTTATATGCCAAGGCATGTAGATACAGCAAAATCTCAGAGATATTCCAGACTGTGTTCCAGACTGGGGCAATAAATTGAATATCATAATAATGTGAATCACAGGgaaggagggatcgggatggggaacacacatcaatccatggctgattcatgtcagtgtatggcaaaa
This window encodes:
- the LOC133046991 gene encoding UL16-binding protein 3-like — translated: MATTTDSEARLSLAALLLLGSLWFCPARGDAHSLSYNFTITPRPSPGQLWCEVHGQVDGQVFLYCECGHAKIIFTSPLGEEVKTMKSWETQIETLRDIGNQLRDFTLEKHTVTDPLTLQARMTCRCEDDRHISGSWQFGLNGQMSLHFDSENGHWRVDHPGGRRMKEKWENDRDVTDFLKKVSMGDCRAWLQAFMGRWEKMLKTSASPTTVPPTVQPRATAIKTEAWILPVVLTSFIRTVFLD